In Lotus japonicus ecotype B-129 chromosome 5, LjGifu_v1.2, one genomic interval encodes:
- the LOC130721043 gene encoding F-box/FBD/LRR-repeat protein At4g26340-like, whose translation MVLSKRWKPLWPSVSTLDLVDDRYLDAKESKPYSSFIKFVYAAILSRGLNQPIKNFTLNCDDCPDSDVKVWLNAAIQRQLENLYIDLSPSRLPCTILTCTTLAVFKLRFVKFDAISYVYLPSLKTLHLENIWFDKPQFLMELLYGCPALEDLKANEIIFHDYSFEGKVRSLSKLVRADVFFDENFFIPVKAFRNVEFLRIDECDGDIPVFPNLTCMELFLGGSIQFSVALDMLNHCPKLQVVVFNFTNDDDDDEDGDVWPYPQYVPECFSSHLTKCFLKDFKGLDRHMRFARYVMENSTSLRTMSMTIDSYCKNQKKEVQMIKELASYSRSSPVCKLLFK comes from the exons ATGGTTCTCTCAAAGAGATGGAAACCACTCTGGCCTTCAGTCTCTACCCTAGACTTGGTCGACGATCGATATCTCGATGCCAAGGAATCCAAACCATATTCTTCCTTCATCAAATTCGTGTACGCTGCCATTCTCTCACGAGGTTTGAACCAACCCATCAAAAACTTCACCCTCAATTGCGATGACTGTCCAGATTCCGATGTCAAGGTATGGTTGAACGCCGCGATACAACGTCAACTTGAGAATCTCTATATCGATCTTTCCCCTTCCAGATTGCCTTGCACTATTCTCACCTGCACAACCCTTGCTGTTTTCAAGTTGCGTTTTGTCAAATTTGATGCAATTTCTTATGTTTACCTTCCCTCACTCAAAACACTGCATTTGGAGAATATTTGGTTTGATAAGCCTCAATTTTTGATGGAGCTTCTTTATGGGTGTCCAGCTCTTGAAGATTTGAAAGCAAATGAGATAATTTTTCATGATTATTCATTTGAGGGGAAGGTTAGAAGTTTATCCAAGTTGGTCAGAGCAGATGTTTTTTTCGATGAGAATTTCTTTATTCCTGTGAAAGCTTTTCGTAATGTAGAGTTTCTGCGCATAGATGAG TGCGATGGGGACATTCCTGTATTTCCCAATTTAACTTGTATGGAGCTCTTCTTGGGAGGATCTATCCAATTTAGTGTGGCACTTGATATGCTCAATCATTGCCCTAAGCTTCAGGTGGTTGTCTTTAATTTTactaatgatgatgatgatgatgaagatggagatgTTTGGCCATACCCACAATATGTTCCCGAATGTTTTTCTTCACATCTTACGAAGTGCTTTCTTAAAGATTTTAAAGGACTGGATCGTCACATGAGATTTGCAAGGTATGttatggaaaactcaacatCGTTACGTACTATGAGTATGACAATTGACAGTTATTGTAAAAATCAAAAGAAAGAGGTTCAAATGATAAAAGAATTGGCCTCATACTCAAGGAGCTCTCCGGTCTGTAAACTTTTATTTAAGTAA
- the LOC130721003 gene encoding F-box/FBD/LRR-repeat protein At4g26340-like: MASKKRATKVDDRISKLPDEVLCRILSFLPTEDAVATIVLSKRWRPLWPSVSTLDLVDDRYNHGKKSKSYSFFNKFVYAAILSRGWNQPIKNFKLVYDCHDGPDSDLKVWLNAAIQRQVENLEIELTDSQMPCSILRCTTLVILKLDSVTFDAFTSVYLPSLKTLHLFEVDLVKAQCLIDLLYGCPILEDLKTQIYFRDGSFEGKVKTLSKLVRADVFLDGHFIIPVKAFQNVEFLRIEEVCIDEGDVGIPVFPNLIHMELSFGGSINGSVALDMLNHCPKLQTFVFELTDDDNFWLYPPLVPKCFSSHLRKCLLTKFTGLGCEMRFARYVMQNSTSLRTMTIDSNCQNQKKEVQMIKELASYPRSSSICELLFK; encoded by the exons ATGGCTTCCAAAAAAAGAGCAACAAAGGTTGATGATAGGATAAGCAAGTTGCCAGATGAAGTTTTGTGTCGCATTCTCTCATTTCTTCCGACTGAAGACGCTGTTGCCACCATTGTTCTCTCCAAGAGATGGAGACCACTCTGGCCTTCAGTCTCTACCCTAGACTTGGTGGACGATCGGTATAACCATGGCAAGAAATCGAAATCGTACTCTTTCTTCAACAAATTTGTGTATGCTGCCATTCTCTCACGAGGTTGGAATCAACCCATCAAAAACTTTAAACTCGTATATGACTGTCACGATGGTCCAGATTCCGATCTTAAGGTATGGTTAAACGCCGCAATACAACGCCAAGTTGAGAATCTCGAAATCGAGCTTACCGATTCACAAATGCCTTGCTCTATTCTCAGATGCACAACCCTTGTTATTCTCAAGTTGGATTCTGTAACTTTTGATGCCTTTACTTCTGTTTACCTGCCCTCACTCAAGACACTGCATTTGTTTGAGGTGGATTTGGTAAAGGCTCAATGTTTGATTGACCTTCTTTATGGGTGTCCAATTCTTGAAGATTTGAAAACTCAGATATATTTTCGAGATGGTTCATTTGAGGGGAAGGTTAAGACTTTATCCAAGTTGGTAAGAGCAGATGTTTTTCTCGATGGGCATTTCATCATTCCTGTGAAAGCTTTTCAAAATGTAGAGTTTCTGCGCATAGAAGAGGTTTGCATAGACGAG GGCGATGTGGGCATTCCTGTGTTTCCCAATTTAATTCATATGGAGCTCAGCTTTGGAGGCTCTATAAATGGGAGTGTGGCGCTTGATATGCTCAATCACTGCCCTAAGCTTCAGACTTTTGTCTTTGAACTAACTGATGATGACAACTTTTGGCTATACCCACCTTTGGTTCCTAAATGCTTTTCTTCACATCTTAGGAAATGCCTTCTTACAAAATTTACAGGATTGGGATGTGAGATGAGATTTGCAAGGTATGTTATGCAAAACTCAACATCCTTACGTACCATGACAATTGACAGTAATtgtcaaaatcaaaagaaagaGGTTCAAATGATAAAAGAGTTGGCCTCATACCCAAGGAGCTCTTCAATCTGTGAACTTTTATTTAAGTAA